One segment of Xanthomonas oryzae pv. oryzae DNA contains the following:
- the lon gene encoding endopeptidase La, which yields MAQSQPEVLDLPVLPLRDVVVFPHMVIPLFVGRDKSMRALEKAMEADKRILLVAQKSAETDDPAAVDLHTVGTLAQVLQLLKLPDGTIKVLVEGLSRVTVDKVVEQDGALQGQGTEVEASDAREPREVEAIARSLMSLFEQYVKTNRKLPPELLQTLAGIDEPGRLADTIAPHIGVRLADKQRLLEITDIGERLELLVGLVDGEIDVQQLEKRIRGRVKSQMEKSQREYYLNEQMKAIQKELGDLDDVPGELEELARKIAEAGMPKPVETKAKAELNKLKQMSPMSAEAAVVRNYLDWLLGVPWKKRTKVRKDLKVAEDTLDADHYGLDKVKERILEYLAVQSRVKQMKGPILCLVGPPGVGKTSLGQSIAKATNRKFVRMSLGGIRDEAEIRGHRRTYVGSMPGRLVQNLNKVGSKNPLFLLDEIDKMSMDFRGDPSSALLEVLDPEQNNSFNDHYLEVDLDLSEVMFVATSNSLNIPGPLLDRMEVIRIPGYTEDEKLNIAMRYLVPKQIKANGLKPEEIEIGGDAIQDIVRYYTRESGVRNLEREVAKICRKVVKEIALAGPQPAAKKAVAKKGKPKALVTVNAKNLDKYLGVRRFDFGRAEEENEIGLVTGLAWTEVGGELLQVESTLVPGKGNLILTGQLGNVMKESASAALSVVRSRAERLGIDVDFLQKQDVHVHVPDGATPKDGPSAGIAMVTSLVSVLTKVPIRADVAMTGEITLRGRVSAIGGLKEKLLAALRGGIRTVLIPGENRKDLADIPANVTRDLKIVPVKWIDEVLDLALERPLTPKKAGKEKARKTAPRVAVRGKSRSTPGTRVKH from the coding sequence ATGGCCCAGTCCCAACCCGAAGTTCTCGATCTGCCAGTGTTGCCGCTGCGCGACGTGGTGGTGTTTCCGCACATGGTGATCCCGCTGTTCGTCGGCCGTGACAAGTCGATGCGCGCGCTGGAGAAAGCCATGGAGGCGGACAAGCGCATCCTGCTGGTAGCGCAGAAGTCGGCCGAAACCGATGACCCGGCTGCCGTCGATCTGCACACCGTCGGCACCCTGGCGCAGGTGCTGCAACTGCTCAAGCTCCCGGATGGCACCATCAAGGTGTTGGTCGAAGGCTTGTCGCGGGTCACCGTCGACAAGGTCGTCGAGCAGGACGGCGCGTTGCAAGGGCAGGGCACGGAAGTGGAGGCCAGTGATGCGCGCGAACCGCGCGAAGTGGAGGCGATCGCGCGTTCGCTTATGTCGCTGTTCGAACAGTACGTCAAGACCAACCGCAAGTTGCCGCCGGAGCTGCTGCAGACCCTGGCCGGCATCGACGAGCCGGGTCGCCTGGCCGACACCATTGCCCCGCACATCGGTGTGCGTCTGGCTGACAAGCAGCGCCTGCTGGAAATTACCGACATCGGTGAGCGGCTGGAGTTGCTGGTGGGGCTGGTCGACGGCGAAATCGATGTGCAGCAGCTGGAAAAGCGCATCCGCGGCCGCGTGAAGTCGCAGATGGAAAAGAGCCAGCGCGAGTACTACCTCAACGAGCAGATGAAGGCGATCCAGAAGGAGCTGGGCGATCTGGACGACGTGCCCGGCGAGCTGGAAGAACTCGCGCGCAAGATCGCTGAGGCGGGCATGCCCAAGCCGGTCGAAACCAAGGCCAAGGCCGAGCTCAACAAACTCAAGCAGATGTCGCCGATGTCCGCCGAAGCGGCGGTGGTACGCAACTATCTGGACTGGCTGCTGGGCGTGCCGTGGAAGAAGCGCACCAAGGTCCGCAAGGATCTGAAGGTGGCCGAAGACACGCTGGACGCCGATCACTACGGTCTGGACAAGGTCAAGGAGCGCATCCTTGAGTACTTGGCCGTGCAGTCGCGCGTGAAGCAGATGAAGGGGCCGATCCTGTGCTTGGTCGGGCCGCCGGGCGTGGGCAAGACCTCGCTTGGGCAGTCGATCGCCAAGGCGACCAACCGCAAGTTTGTGCGCATGAGTCTGGGCGGCATCCGTGACGAGGCCGAAATTCGTGGCCACCGCCGGACCTACGTCGGCTCGATGCCCGGGCGTCTGGTGCAGAACCTCAACAAGGTCGGCAGCAAGAACCCGCTGTTCCTGCTGGACGAAATCGACAAGATGTCGATGGACTTCCGTGGCGACCCTTCGTCGGCGCTGCTGGAGGTGCTCGATCCCGAGCAGAACAACTCCTTCAACGATCACTATCTGGAGGTCGATCTGGACCTGTCGGAGGTGATGTTCGTCGCCACCTCCAACTCGCTCAACATTCCGGGCCCGCTGCTGGACCGCATGGAAGTCATCCGCATCCCCGGCTACACCGAGGATGAAAAGCTCAACATCGCGATGCGCTACCTGGTGCCCAAGCAGATCAAGGCCAACGGCTTGAAGCCGGAAGAGATCGAGATCGGCGGCGACGCCATCCAGGACATCGTGCGGTATTACACGCGCGAGTCGGGTGTGCGTAATCTCGAACGCGAAGTCGCCAAGATCTGCCGCAAGGTGGTCAAGGAAATCGCGCTCGCCGGTCCGCAGCCGGCCGCCAAGAAAGCGGTGGCCAAGAAGGGAAAGCCGAAGGCGCTGGTGACCGTCAACGCGAAGAATCTCGACAAATATCTGGGTGTGCGTCGCTTCGATTTCGGTCGTGCCGAAGAAGAAAACGAGATCGGCCTAGTCACCGGTCTGGCATGGACCGAGGTTGGTGGCGAACTGCTGCAGGTCGAGTCCACGCTGGTGCCGGGCAAGGGCAATCTGATCCTCACCGGCCAGCTTGGCAACGTCATGAAGGAATCGGCATCGGCTGCGTTGTCGGTGGTCCGTTCGCGCGCCGAGCGACTTGGCATTGATGTGGATTTTCTGCAGAAGCAGGACGTGCACGTGCATGTGCCCGATGGCGCAACACCGAAGGACGGCCCAAGCGCCGGTATCGCGATGGTGACCTCGCTGGTGTCGGTGTTGACCAAGGTACCGATCCGAGCGGATGTGGCGATGACCGGCGAAATCACCTTGCGTGGTCGCGTCTCGGCGATTGGCGGCCTGAAGGAGAAGTTGCTGGCGGCCCTGCGCGGCGGTATCCGCACCGTGCTGATTCCTGGCGAGAACCGCAAGGATCTTGCCGACATCCCAGCCAACGTCACCCGCGATCTGAAGATCGTGCCGGTGAAGTGGATCGACGAAGTGCTCGATCTGGCATTGGAGCGTCCGCTGACGCCGAAGAAGGCCGGCAAGGAAAAAGCACGCAAGACAGCCCCGCGCGTCGCCGTGCGCGGCAAGTCGCGTAGTACACCCGGTACCCGCGTCAAGCACTAA
- a CDS encoding HU family DNA-binding protein, protein MNKTELIDGVAAAADISKAEAGRAVDAVVSEITKALKKGDAVTLVGFGTFQVRERAERTGRNPKTGDSIKIAASKNPAFKAGKALKDAVN, encoded by the coding sequence ATGAATAAAACCGAATTGATCGATGGCGTTGCCGCTGCCGCTGACATCTCCAAGGCTGAAGCTGGCCGTGCTGTTGACGCGGTTGTGAGCGAAATCACCAAGGCACTGAAAAAGGGCGACGCCGTCACCCTCGTTGGCTTCGGTACCTTCCAGGTTCGCGAGCGCGCTGAGCGCACCGGCCGCAATCCGAAGACCGGCGATAGCATCAAGATCGCGGCGTCGAAGAATCCTGCATTCAAGGCTGGTAAAGCCCTGAAGGATGCAGTAAACTAA